One Streptomyces sp. CNQ-509 DNA window includes the following coding sequences:
- a CDS encoding asparaginase domain-containing protein, whose protein sequence is MREPTTIAVLATGGTISAVADARRRHGGGLSATDLVAGHGSSGTRLRPIEVHRIPGRAMTPPHMLTLAQQVGQAAAACDGIVVLHGTDTLEETAYALAVMVDVPVPVVVTGAMRLPAQPGDDGPGNLAAAIAAARDPKLADSGPVVVFGDEVHLARWVTKAHTSRPAAFTSPDGGPAGQIHEGRLLLHRTAHRDSDHLGMPEPGRLADTRVPLVTVYAGIDGETVERAADGAAGLLIAGTGGGHTPPGVADTLATLVAAGTPVVLASRCPAGPLLQDTYGEKGGEGHLKSVGVIPVGHLPALKARLRLQIALALGHTPRKAFPVAPA, encoded by the coding sequence ATGAGAGAGCCCACGACCATCGCGGTCCTGGCCACCGGCGGCACCATCTCCGCCGTCGCCGATGCCCGGCGCCGCCATGGCGGCGGCCTCTCCGCGACGGACCTGGTCGCCGGCCACGGCAGTTCCGGGACGCGGCTGCGGCCCATCGAGGTGCACCGCATCCCGGGCCGGGCGATGACGCCGCCGCACATGCTCACCCTCGCCCAGCAGGTCGGACAGGCCGCCGCCGCATGCGACGGCATCGTCGTCCTCCACGGCACCGACACCCTGGAGGAGACCGCCTACGCCCTGGCGGTCATGGTCGACGTCCCGGTGCCTGTCGTCGTCACGGGAGCCATGCGGCTCCCGGCACAGCCCGGCGACGACGGACCGGGAAACCTCGCCGCCGCCATCGCGGCGGCCCGCGATCCGAAGCTGGCCGACTCTGGTCCCGTCGTCGTCTTCGGCGACGAGGTGCACCTGGCCCGCTGGGTCACCAAGGCCCACACCAGCAGGCCCGCCGCGTTCACCTCGCCCGACGGCGGCCCGGCCGGTCAGATCCACGAAGGCCGCCTGCTCCTGCACCGCACCGCCCACCGCGACTCCGACCACCTCGGCATGCCCGAGCCCGGCCGTCTCGCCGACACGCGCGTGCCGCTGGTCACCGTCTACGCCGGGATCGACGGCGAGACCGTCGAGCGTGCCGCGGACGGCGCGGCAGGACTGCTCATCGCCGGAACCGGCGGCGGCCACACCCCACCCGGCGTCGCCGACACCCTCGCCACCCTCGTCGCCGCCGGCACACCCGTCGTGCTCGCCTCCCGTTGCCCCGCAGGACCCCTCCTCCAGGACACCTACGGCGAGAAGGGCGGCGAAGGCCACCTGAAATCAGTGGGAGTGATACCGGTGGGACATCTGCCCGCCCTCAAGGCCCGATTGCGGCTGCAGATCGCACTCGCCCTGGGACACACTCCACGTAAGGCCTTCCCCGTCGCTCCCGCCTGA
- a CDS encoding dihydroorotase family protein — translation MRLLISGGTLITDSATHPADVLCENGSIAALTAHGTDHGPVDEVLDATGLLVFPGLIDPHVHSRDPGQTDKETFADSTRAAACSGITTMLEMPNALPPVTDSAVFAERAGRHAEVAACDFGLWALSLGRDNLDDLPGLFAAGAVGVKIFWGYGLDRTTKRLVYNTSDLPPEQVIPPPGITEVWEVLARAAAAGGLVAAHCEDPGVLAYAGRHTAALTTYQDLLDARPVEAESTAIAQAVEAARRIGGRFHVLHVATARGVELIRRARADGIPVTAETCPHYLFLTQDDAAHHTGTKVYPPIRSRHDRDALWQALREGTLTSLSSDHAPHAPAEKQLPLDTQPAGMHGVETLVPLMLDAMTRGQITPQRLAHVLSTATAELYALPRKGRIRPGYDADFTLVDPEATFTIDQRRLHTRHPLSVFHGRRGRGMATASVLRGRQLMKDGELLPDAPRGTLVRSSPTPPAAAPTPREHARRVDAEARS, via the coding sequence GTGCGACTTCTCATCTCCGGCGGCACGCTGATCACCGACAGCGCCACCCACCCCGCCGACGTCCTCTGCGAGAACGGCAGCATCGCCGCCCTCACCGCCCACGGCACGGACCACGGCCCCGTCGACGAGGTCCTCGACGCCACCGGCCTGCTGGTCTTCCCCGGGCTCATCGACCCCCACGTGCACTCCCGCGACCCCGGACAGACCGACAAGGAGACCTTTGCCGATTCCACCCGCGCGGCGGCGTGCAGCGGTATCACCACGATGCTGGAGATGCCCAACGCCCTCCCTCCGGTCACCGACAGCGCCGTCTTCGCCGAACGCGCCGGGCGGCACGCCGAGGTCGCCGCCTGCGACTTCGGCCTGTGGGCGCTCTCCCTCGGCCGGGACAACCTGGACGACCTGCCCGGCCTGTTCGCCGCCGGCGCCGTCGGGGTGAAGATCTTCTGGGGCTACGGCCTGGACCGGACCACCAAACGCCTCGTCTACAACACGTCCGACCTCCCGCCGGAACAGGTCATCCCCCCGCCCGGAATCACCGAGGTGTGGGAGGTCCTCGCCCGCGCCGCGGCGGCGGGGGGCCTGGTGGCCGCCCACTGCGAGGACCCCGGCGTCCTCGCCTACGCCGGCCGCCACACCGCCGCCCTCACCACCTACCAGGACCTGCTCGACGCCCGCCCCGTCGAAGCGGAATCCACCGCCATCGCCCAGGCCGTCGAAGCGGCCCGGCGCATCGGCGGCCGCTTCCACGTCCTGCACGTCGCCACCGCCCGCGGCGTTGAGCTGATACGCCGCGCCCGTGCCGACGGCATCCCCGTCACGGCGGAGACCTGCCCCCACTACCTCTTCCTCACCCAGGACGACGCCGCACACCACACCGGCACGAAGGTCTACCCGCCCATCCGCTCCCGGCACGACCGGGACGCCTTGTGGCAGGCGCTGCGCGAAGGCACCCTCACCTCCCTCTCCTCCGACCACGCCCCCCACGCACCGGCCGAGAAACAACTCCCCCTGGACACGCAGCCGGCCGGCATGCACGGCGTCGAGACCCTGGTGCCGCTGATGCTCGATGCCATGACCCGCGGCCAGATCACCCCCCAGCGCCTGGCCCACGTACTGTCCACCGCCACCGCCGAGCTGTACGCACTGCCCCGCAAGGGCCGCATCCGTCCCGGCTACGACGCCGACTTCACCCTCGTCGACCCCGAAGCGACCTTCACCATCGATCAGCGGCGGCTGCACACCCGCCACCCGCTCAGCGTCTTCCACGGCCGCCGCGGCCGCGGCATGGCTACGGCCTCCGTGCTCCGCGGCCGGCAGCTCATGAAGGACGGCGAGCTGCTGCCCGACGCGCCACGCGGCACCCTCGTACGCTCCAGCCCCACCCCGCCCGCGGCCGCGCCCACACCGCGCGAGCACGCACGCCGCGTAGACGCCGAAGCCCGGTCATGA
- a CDS encoding ornithine cyclodeaminase family protein gives MSVLLLDDDDVRSRLDAPTAVRAVRNALTAAHEGALHAPPRVHADLGGGRLVFTAGHLRAERLFGFRAYDTLVGAEQLVALWDGDGGRLRAVVHGDELGARRTGAIGAVAVDTAARPGPIRLGVVGAGRHAWTQLWAICAVRQVVEATVASRTPERAQAFARRAAEELGVRVRAVPRVEEAVRDHDVVVLATNSTAPVLDAEWVAPGTHVTTLGPKTVSRHEVPAALAERADVILTDSVAQAAAYGEPHVLPVDRMIGLGAVLVGAAAGRSSPDEITVFCSVGLAGTEVAVAAALGEVLQPARRSPG, from the coding sequence ATGTCAGTGCTGTTGCTGGATGACGACGACGTACGCTCTCGTCTCGACGCTCCGACCGCCGTCCGCGCCGTACGGAACGCTCTCACGGCCGCGCACGAAGGTGCTCTCCACGCGCCGCCGCGGGTCCACGCCGACCTCGGGGGCGGCCGCCTGGTGTTCACGGCAGGACACCTGCGCGCGGAGAGACTGTTCGGCTTCCGCGCCTACGACACCCTCGTCGGGGCGGAACAACTGGTGGCCCTCTGGGACGGTGACGGCGGCCGGCTCCGGGCCGTGGTGCACGGCGACGAGCTGGGTGCCCGGCGCACCGGTGCGATCGGGGCCGTAGCGGTGGACACGGCGGCGCGTCCCGGGCCGATACGGCTCGGGGTGGTGGGAGCCGGCAGGCACGCCTGGACCCAACTGTGGGCCATCTGCGCTGTGCGGCAGGTGGTCGAGGCCACGGTCGCGTCCCGCACACCGGAACGCGCGCAAGCGTTCGCCCGGCGGGCCGCGGAGGAGTTGGGGGTCCGGGTGCGGGCGGTACCTCGTGTGGAGGAGGCGGTGCGTGACCACGACGTCGTCGTCCTCGCCACGAACAGCACCGCGCCCGTGCTGGATGCGGAGTGGGTCGCGCCCGGGACGCATGTGACGACGCTCGGTCCCAAGACCGTCTCGCGCCATGAAGTGCCTGCGGCCTTGGCGGAGCGGGCGGACGTGATCCTCACCGACTCCGTCGCCCAGGCGGCCGCCTACGGTGAACCCCACGTTCTGCCCGTCGACCGGATGATCGGCCTGGGCGCTGTCCTGGTCGGCGCTGCGGCAGGCCGGTCCAGCCCTGACGAGATCACCGTCTTCTGCTCCGTCGGTCTCGCCGGTACGGAGGTCGCCGTCGCTGCCGCGTTGGGGGAGGTGCTGCAGCCCGCGCGGCGCAGCCCCGGCTGA
- a CDS encoding GntR family transcriptional regulator yields MQHNKPTPPSKADQVYEALLEQIGTGTLAPGVRLSEREMVERYGASRTTVRAAAARLIHEGLLERTTRGMLIQERPREQILQVYDAWALLEAAAVEQAAQAATETDLKELERLLTGHRRHDGGQGHRPDLHLKFHEALWDASHNPVLVGLLLSLNTRLLQVATSTLAQPGRWQVALDEHGKILTALRAGRGPEAAGLARDHILSAREARLEMWRNEHRRP; encoded by the coding sequence ATGCAGCACAACAAGCCCACACCGCCGTCCAAGGCAGATCAGGTGTACGAGGCGCTCCTCGAACAGATCGGCACCGGCACCCTCGCGCCCGGCGTGCGCCTGAGCGAACGCGAAATGGTCGAGCGCTACGGGGCCAGCAGGACGACCGTACGCGCGGCCGCCGCCCGCCTGATCCACGAGGGCCTCCTGGAGCGCACCACGCGCGGCATGCTGATCCAGGAACGGCCGCGCGAGCAGATCCTCCAGGTCTACGACGCCTGGGCCCTCCTCGAGGCCGCCGCCGTCGAACAGGCCGCCCAGGCCGCAACCGAGACGGACCTGAAGGAGCTCGAACGGCTGCTGACCGGTCACCGCCGGCACGACGGCGGCCAGGGCCACCGCCCCGACCTGCACCTGAAGTTCCACGAAGCGCTGTGGGACGCGTCCCACAACCCGGTGCTGGTCGGGCTCCTGCTCAGCCTCAACACCCGCCTGCTGCAGGTCGCCACCTCCACCCTCGCCCAGCCCGGGCGGTGGCAGGTCGCCCTCGACGAGCACGGCAAGATCCTCACCGCACTACGTGCCGGCCGCGGCCCCGAAGCCGCCGGCCTGGCCCGCGACCACATCCTCAGCGCACGCGAGGCCCGGCTGGAGATGTGGCGCAACGAGCACCGCCGGCCGTGA